The genomic stretch GGACAGAAAGGAGGGGCAGAAACTACAGTAGACTCAGTTCCCATAAGGAACTCCTAactgggaggaggagaaaagggaagctctGAGCAGGCATCTCCCTTCCAGGTGGGATGTGATTGGGCCAAACCGGTGTTCTTTCGGCTTGGTGGGCTGAACACCTGCTGTGCATCCAGTCCTGGGCCCAGCCTAGGTGGGTGAGACAGAGGTCACAAGACCTCCATCCTCGGTCGAGTCAGGAGCTGAGACAAATCTGAGACAAGTGCCCCCGTCTGCCCCCCACGCCCCCAACCCCGATGACTTGGCACTGGTCCCGCCTCGGGCACAGTTGAGTGCAGACGATGAAGATGAGCAGAGCTGCGGACTCAGCCGGAGACCAGAACCAGGGCTGTGTATGTGTTTCAGGCCTGCCACTCAGGGTCCCCACTCACGGAGGGAGGGGCTTGGCGCTGGGATCCAGGCCTTGGGGCCGCAGTAAGTCTGTGGAGGAACACAGGAGCTCTCCAGGAGGGCTCCCCACAAGAGTAGGCCCCGGGTAGGCTCCTGGGGCTCCTGAAGGGCACCTGGAAACCAGACAGGCGCCTCTGCTTTTGTCCTTCCATCTCTTACTCATATCCTTCGTGTTTCATCTCCTCAGCCCGGACCGGAAAGAATCGAGGACAAGCCCGGAGAGCATTGCTGCCTGCCTGCTTCCGGTTTTCAGAAGCGTTTCCAGCCTTCTCGGGAGAAAGAGATTTTGGCTATCTCGACCCCTCTGACTTCGCTGATCGTTTCTTAGCCCTTTGGCAAGTGTTTGCTGTCTGGACACCTCGCTCTGGCTGTTTGTGGTGGACAGGGGTGAAAGGAGACAGCGGAGGGCACGGTCCTGCGAGTGGCGGGTCCCGGTCCCCGGGGGTGAGGTCGCGATGTCCACCAAGGTGCCCATCTATCTGAAGCGCGGCAGCCGCAAGGGCAAGAAGGAGAAGCTGCGAGACCTGCTGTCCTCGGACATGATCAGCCCGCCGCTGGGAGACTTTCGCCACACTATCCACATCGGCAGCGGAGGCGGCAACGACACGTTCGGTGACATCTCCTTCCTGCAGGGCAAGTTCCACCTCCTGCCGGGGACGGCGGTGGACGAGACCCAGGAGGACAGCGGCTTCGAAATGCCCTTCCAGTTCACGCGCACGGCCACGCTGTGCGGGCGGGAGCTCCCGGACGGGCCGTCCCCTCTGCTCAAGAATGCCATCTCCCTGCCGGTCATCGGCGGGCCCCAGGCCCTCACCCTGCCCGCTGCCCAGGCCCCCCCCAAGCCCCCTCGCCTGCACCTGGAGACCCCGCAGCCCTCCCCGCAGGAGGCGGGGACTGTGGACGTGTGGAGGATCCCAGAGGCTGGCGCCGCCCACAGCGGGCTGACCCCCGAGTCCGGGGTGGAGGAGCCCTTCCTGTCCCACGCCAGCTCCCTGCTGTCCCTGCACGTGGACCTGGGGCCTTCTATCCTGGACGACGTCCTCCAGATCATGGACCAAGACCTGGGCCACCTGCAGATCCCCACATAGGACCCGAGAGCAGCTAGTGGGGTGAATGCCACGGAGGCAGGGGGTGGACACCAACCCTGGTCTAGGACTTGGGGTCCCCGGGTCCCACCTGTGTGGTTGCTGGCCAGCGATTTCTCATTTTGAGCCTttgtctccctctctcccaccctctccaCGTGGACAGAGTGGGCTCTTTGCTTCCCCCTAAGCCCCACAAGGACACGTGCTGATGTCAGCCGGAAGCACCCCGTGCGTCTCGGGCCACCTGGACCCCCACTGCCAAATGCTCCTCAGATCCCTCGGACGAAGGCTCTGCTGAAATGGACTCCACATTTCAACCACCTCTAACTCAGCCTCGATGACACCCTGATGGGAGGGGGGCCAGGGAAGAGGCGGGGCACAGCCAGCTGGACCTTTGGCTCCGTGCTGTGGATTGGGAATGTGCCGTCAGTGACCGCTGTCCCTCCGCCCCAGCCCTCCCACATGACCAGGGGATTCTAGTTGCAATAAAACTTGCTGCTGCTGGTACCTGTGCTCCCGGTACTCTGTTCTGGGCCCCTCTTCAAGACAGGCCAGGCTCTGGGAGCTGTGGGCTCACTCACTCCAGGCCCAGAGGGCTTTATAtggtgggatggggttggggaaAGGCCTGCCTTCTGGAAGAAACTGTACAGCATTCTGAACCCCTAGTGAGAAGCCGGAAGGAACCAAGTGCCAATTGGGGATATTCTGACATTGGGGTGTCTGATGAGAGCTAGCTGGAGTAGGCCAGGCACTGGGCCTGGGAGACTGAGGTCTAGCAAGAGAGGCCCAAGAGCCAAGGATTAACCACAGGCCTAGTGCAAGGGACCAACAGCTTCTCTGGCGTCAGAGGCCTGAGGGAGCATGCAGAAGGACAGACTAGACCTGGCGCTGGGAGGGATCCGACTTGTGTTCCTCAGTGGACCCATCTTATCAGTGCTGCTTGTTGGTGTACAGTGCATCCCATGTGCTCCAGGGGCTGGGACATGACCCCGTGCTCTCCTGGAGCTCGCAGTCTAGTGGGAGGAAGGATAGCGAATCTGTAATCAAGTGCATTTTCAATCGTGTTGAACACTGTGAAGAAGACACCAAGATCATGAATGCCTGGGGCAGGGTGAGGTGGTGTCAGGATTCTGAGCCAAACCTGAGGGCGGACGGGATTATGCACCTTCTTGAACAAAGGCACTGAGGCACCTGAGTGAATGAGAGAGGATCCAAAGCTTGGCCAAAAGGGCCTAGGTCTCTGAGTCCAACCTAGCCTTGTTGAGAGtcagttttcccatctctaaaatgggaatcaGTGACACCTGCCTTGCAGGGTTGCTGAGAAAATCAGGGATAACATTTATTTGCAGATAGCAGGTATTCAAACATGGTTATGATGTGTGACTTAAAGGAACCCAGGGTTCAGGAAAGACAGGACTGTGAAGCTGGAAAAATAGTTTCAGAGTCAGTTTAGAACAGTTCTACTTGCAAGACTGAGCTGAGGCCGTGGGAGCCGCTGAAAGAGTTTTAAGGAGAGATACGTGGTCAGACCCAGGTTTTAGAAGGGTCACTACAGGGGCTGAGTGGGAGATGGATCACAGATTAGAGAGGAAAAAGCTGTTGCAGGAAGAGAATTGGCCCCAAGTGGGGACTGAGAGGGTGGGGTTGGTGTCTGGAGGCGCGTGCTGGCCTCAGTGACCCCCCTCTTCCACTCTGCTGGTTGTCTTCCATCCTTTTGACCCTACAAATCTGACTCCCACCTCACCTCCAGCCTTTCCTGCTTCTAGGCCAAGATTTCATACTAGAGGCAGAGGCAGAACTGGAGCAGGGGACATTTTTCTTGGCCATactacctttttatttttcagtgattttttaaaaaactggtaaaacatatataacatgcaATTTACCATTTCAACCATTTTTAAGCATATGGTTGAGTAGCATTAAATACTTTCACATTATTCTGCAACCATCACCTCTATCCATTACcagaatttttttcatcttcccaaagtgaaactccatacccattaaACACCAACTTCCATCCCCTAACCCCAGCCACTGGCAACCACCTTTCTACTTTGTCTTCGTGACCTTGACTTCTCTAGGGACCTGACACAAAAGGAGTCacatgttatttgtcttttttgtgattgccttatttcacttagcatgacaacttcaaggtttatccatgctgTACCAGGCActgaaatttcattcttttatttttatttatttatttatttatttttagttttttttttttattttaaaatctttaattcttacatgtgttcccaaacatgaacccccctcccacctcccttcccataacatcttgaaatttcattcttttaaaaggctgaataatattccattgggcTTTCcacatggcactagtggtaaagaacccacatgctaacgcaagagaaataagagacacagattcaacccctaggtcgggaagatctcctagagagggaaatggcaacccactccagtattcttgcctgggaaatctcatggacagaggaccctggtgggctacagtcctgggaaatctcatggacagaggaccctggtgggctacagtcctgggaaatctcatggacagaggaccctggtgggctacagtccatgggtcataaagagtcagacacaacttagcgacttagcACCCAATATTCCATTGTCTCTGTATTccacgttttgtttatccattcatccaatcaatggacacctgggttgcttctaccttttggcaattgtgaataatgcttctatgagcGTGGGTGTACATATATCTGAGtctctgctttcacttcttttatGTGTATGGAAGTGAGGTTGCTGAACCCTATCATCACTCtatatttaatttcttgaggaagaGCCATTTTCCAGTGGAgctgtaccactttacattcccaccaccaaactttttgtttttaatctgaaaTTTTGGCCATTATTTAGAGAATAGGAGTTGCAGTATCTGTAGTGGgattttgaacccaggtctgtgagGCCCCAAAGCCCGTACTTGATTGCAACCCTCTACTCCCACTGGTGTTCAGCTTCAGACCCTGGTAACATATGAAGGCAAAGGGTGGGGAGCTGAAGGCCAGCACCATTTTGCCTGCAGGCTTCTTGTCAGTTCTTGGGTGATTTGGCCCCACCTGCCCTGGAGGGGAAGACAGGAAACACGACACCTTCCTTATAGCTTCACCCAGCCAGAAAACAGCACGTCACCTTGGACCTGCGATGAGGATAAAGTGGCCATGGAAGGCGGACCTTCTTGTCCTGGGTCCCCGGAAGTGCTCCCTACCTAGCAGGCACATTCAAAGGACTACCATGCCTGGGCGGAGAAAGGGAActggatggggaaactgaagcatcAGACTATCTAAACTTGGGACTAAGGTGGGCAGAGGTGGAGTGAAGGACCTTCCCCCTTCAGCTTGTATAGAGCTGTACAAACTCCCTACAGATACCACTCCCACAAAGGAATACCCCTATATAGGAAGTGATGGCCAAAAAAAATATACCACAGGAATTTCCTGGtttcccagtggttaggactagtgatttcactgctgtgggcctgggttcaatccctggttgaggaactaagatcctccaagccacatggtatggccaaaaaaaagcaaatatcccCACAGTCCACTGTTTTAAATAGCTGACATCCATGCATGTCCTCATTGGAGTATTTGCTCTTAAAAatattacatgtattattttatatagtcTATATATATCATCTCTGGTATAATATGTCTATCCCTGTCAAAAATACATTCACTCGGGACTTCTCTagactaagactctgtgcttccaatgcagggagctcgggttcgatccctggtggagaATCAgatcccatgtaccacaactaagagtctgcatgctccaactaaagatcccacatgctgtaactaagacctgggacagccaaataaatattaactcattaattattataataacaattttaaaaagacattcacTCATTTCCCAAAGGGAGACAACTCAAAATCTTGTAAAGGGTCACATCTACTTTCGAGTCCAGGATGTTGAGATGATGTCCATTACCCCTgcagttctttaccagctcatCTCAATAGTTTGCAAACTATAAACTACACTGTAAAGTTAATCACCACTGTGTACAACAGtggagaaaaacagagaatgggagaattaaaatatattaaaaaatatacttgacacaaaaagaaaagaaatatatgtggAAGCTATAGACTTTTCTACAACAAAGCTGTAGCTGGTATGAATAACCTCCCTTCTTTGCTACCCAGCTCCTGTTCCCTTTGTCTCCAGCCTGCATTTTGCCTGTTCAGGGTTCTTCACCAGGTTGACACATCCCAGACCTACTGTTTTCAAGAATCTGAGCACttggtggatctccttgtagaGAACTGATATTTCCCCCAAACttcttattttgaaacatttcaCACCTACAGAAATACTGAAAGGctagaagggggcaacagaggatgagatggttggatggcatcacccaatcaatggatatgagtttgagcaaattctgggagataggaaaggacagggaagcctggcatgctgcagtccatggggtcgcaaagagctggacatggtgTAGCCACTGGACAACAGTAAGAATGTACACCCACATATCTGCATCTGGATCTGCCAATTATTACCATTTTTCctaatttgctttctctcttgaATATAAAAACTTTCTTCCTGATCTTTTGAAAGTAAGTTACAGACATC from Budorcas taxicolor isolate Tak-1 chromosome 25, Takin1.1, whole genome shotgun sequence encodes the following:
- the CDC42EP2 gene encoding cdc42 effector protein 2 produces the protein MSTKVPIYLKRGSRKGKKEKLRDLLSSDMISPPLGDFRHTIHIGSGGGNDTFGDISFLQGKFHLLPGTAVDETQEDSGFEMPFQFTRTATLCGRELPDGPSPLLKNAISLPVIGGPQALTLPAAQAPPKPPRLHLETPQPSPQEAGTVDVWRIPEAGAAHSGLTPESGVEEPFLSHASSLLSLHVDLGPSILDDVLQIMDQDLGHLQIPT